In the genome of Odontesthes bonariensis isolate fOdoBon6 chromosome 20, fOdoBon6.hap1, whole genome shotgun sequence, the window GACAGCTGCAAATGCACTCCACCAAGGTGAAATGCATTTACCCGCTGTCCACTCTCTCCTGTGTTTTCCATAAAGCATGGTATGAGGAATGAGAGaatctgaaaataaaacaaggtgggagtgtttttcccctctctaCTCAACAGTGAGAAAAAGGGTAGTGAGATGCATTATTGATGAGGGAATAATGTGTTTGTCACGACAGATGACATTTCCTGGGTTGAAAACTTAAACAGAAACCTGTAAATATGCACTGGACGGTGACTTGAACAGCCAGATATAAGCATTGGTACGACCGTTTATGTATTTCAATTATTTCTGTCACTCATAGCAACAGTTTTCAAATGACAGTTGGCTCTGGTTGTCATTTGTTTATGgtcatgttcatgttttgttCATCAGCTGAAGCATCAGTACATATCACAGAACAGATTTCAAATTTCTTGTCTGTACCATTTACATGGCATAACAATGCATATTCAAAATATCATTAAACTTCTTGTAGCGTTATCCTATCTTTCTTTTTGTTATGTGTAATTCTGTTTAATCATGGATAATATTTCTTGCCTCAGGCACCAGAATAATTTAGTTAAAAGTGAGAGTATAATtcatttcatattttatttgatCCATATAAATGccaacaaatacacacaaacaaatcaTTGGATCTGTTTCAAATGCTGGTAGAACTTTGATAGCATCTCCAAATTGTCTTCGTCCCAAAGAATGATATAAACAGTCTGACTTTATTCACTTTGATAGTGCATTATTACTTGTGATTTTGGGAGTTTTTCCATCACAAGACATTCAAGAACTGTTCGAATCTAGGTTTTATCTTTTCAATTTATGTCAAAGCATTAAAATTACCAAATAAGGTCTGAAGTGTGAGAAATACTGTTTGTATAAATGAACAATGATAACAAATTTTCCATATTTTCTCTGAATTTCCATTACACTTTCACGCAAATACTTACAATTGTGTATTCAAACTGAGAAGTGTAGATAAGTAAATACATTGGATTGTGTTTTTATTACATTTGCCCCAGTTTGACAGAAATTAAAGAGAACAAATTTACTCTGTCACGAAGAGGATTAAAAATACCAGACATgaatgaaatagaaaaataaatacatgatgacaaaaaaaactgcaggaGAAGATAGAGCGGAACATggtgatgatgctgatgatgataatgaGGACGATGATGTATTGTGGTGTCATAAAGGACCCCATTCACTTTTATAGTGAGGCTTCAGCGCCACCTGCAGGTTTTATCTGTCAAGTGCTGGTATGTATTATCCCTGGATGACAGTATGTACCAAAGTGTCAAATTATGACTCCCAACACCAGAGAAGAGAGTATATTAGAGCGAAATTCCACCCTAAAATAAGATTTGAATTGACTCTGACTCACTGTGTTCCGTGGATTCACTCAATGTGCTTGTGCATTTACACAGAACTCAACAAGGAGCAGAACAAATGTAGGCAAACATTTTTATACAGGCAGTGCACAGATGTTAGTGAGATGGGAAGGTGACAGAGGAATCGTTATACATTTGTTATGAGATATAAGATATTTTATATACATACAGTCGATAAGCTACTCTTGTCTGTGAGTGGTTTTTACTGTCTACCTTCCCACTTTTTGATTTTTGCAGGCTTTAAAGTCcccataaaatgttttcacGGTACTTTAAAGTGCGTTCACTGGTTTAAACTACTTTTCGATCCAGTGACGCaccttaaaatgtttaaaaacatttgatcaGGTAGAGGTCTCTGCAGAGCACTAGAGGGCGCTCATCAGTCACAGAGGTGCTTTCCTCAACAGGTAGATGTGGAACCAATCTGAATCAGGCCAAGGTTCAAGATGCAGACAAGGGCAGTGTACGGTACAGTAGGTGATTCCAGCTAACCAggactttttgtttttgcttgaagAAAGCTCACACTGTATTCAGCATAATATGTACATTGCATGCCTGCAAAAGTTCCTTAAAGTGCGTCTGATCTTGTCATCAGAGAAGCTCTGTGAGGACACATTTGATCATTTGTTGTGATGACAGATCAGAATTGGTTCATATTGAGCATAAGTGGACTATTAATTTCTGTAAACAACAATCTGCTGTGTCTGTATCCATCCTTGGTTCATACAGCCACTATTCACGCCCTTTCCTAACATTTATTTCTATATTATAAACATTCAAACAAATCTCTTAAagtaactttttaaaaaaaaaaacagaagttttgTAGTTCCCATCTCTAAAAGACAGTATTACCTGACATTTATAGCAAATTTTCCATTTTGTTGTAGTTTCTCTGTCTGTCGCAGGTTGATGACGTTTCGGCGCTGGCTGGAAGTTGTTGCTGAGGCATCAAAGCTGGCTACAGCCTGTGTGGCTGTTCTGACGCTTCTAAAACTCAGGAACAGGTTATCATTTTTAGCTCATGATGTCTTGGGTGAAAGCTGCGTCGTTCAGCGGGGAAGATGTTTTTGACGAGAATGGGGACGAGCTTAATTTACAAACTAAAGAGTGGACATCCAACATGAAGAAACGCGTCAAGGtaaagttagcattagcttacCTCTGTCCCTAACCTTCTATTTGTAGTTGCAGTAACGCTAAATGTAGCTTAATATGTGATTCTGATGCTGCCGGTGTTGTGGACAGGATGGTTATGTAGATGGAGTTGATGCCGGGCAAGAAGCCTCGCTGCAGGTCGGATTCAACCTGGGCTTTAGAGAAGGAGCAGCTCAGACTGTGGCTGTGGGCCGCCTCAAAGGAATAGTAAGGTAAAACACTTGTTAAatatttaagaaaacaaaagcagaaattATTTCAAATTCATCATGAAGTTAAGGGGTGTGATAAGAGGTTATTGTCCTTCTGACCAGGTATGTCTCATATTTACAGTAGTTAgaattattagtattattattaccaTTTTGTATACTAGTTCAATTCGGATGGTCTCTCTTacagaaatatatatttttacatcttttttCGCATCGCTTTCAAATATTTCCACATTCTTTTACTTGTATGGTTTGAGCCACTGACTATGTGAGGTGCTTAACTTCTATGCAAatgactgaatttttttttagataatctACACATTTGAAACTCATGTGTTTAGTCTCAAACCAAAAACCACAGTATCGCTTTGGAAACATTTAGTTTTCCGGCCAAATAAATTCCACTAAAatgtcattttcatttatgtgcCATAAGACTGTGTAGAAAGACTGACCAGCAAGGAAAAAATGTCTAATATCAGTGTCTCGGCCAATATTGTTCATATTGATGTTAAGTATTTTAAAGTtgcaatgaaatgaaaaataagagGTTAAACGTTGTGTAACTTTCCAGCTGTGTTTCTAAAGAGCTAATCAGCCACACCACTGCCTGCTCAGCCGTGGGGTGCACGCTGCCACATGtgcttcaatttaaaaaaatatcccAAACAATAATTTGTCTCTTCTCTAAACAGCCATGACATAATAGATtggtataaacattttttaaattaagctTTCGGGACAGAGAAATGGTTTCAtccgtttgtttttgtttaatatcTATATCActatattttatattatatatatatattttttttttttcatttattcaattgGTGATTTAGATGTTATTTTTCCAGCTGTGTCGAATAGTTTTAAAATATCCCCCTTAGGTGTAAAATGTTCTGGAGTTAGAGAGTCTTTCCTGTAGAGAAACATCCTGAGTCTCTTTTGTTTGAATGGTTATTGAAGTCTCTTTTCTGTCCAGTAGACGCCTGTCCCAGTCACTTCTCTATGCCATTGTGTGCTGAAACACTGTTGCCTCTTTGTGTCTCCCGTCACAGTGCTATATGGTGCTGGTGCCAAATCCAGCATCCAGAAAGCCCCGTCCCAGCTTCTGTGACTGACCTCCTCCAGCAGGTCACACAGCACGAAGACCTAATCACAGACAGTATCAGGAAGGCTTTGGAGAATCCCCCTCCGAGTGTAAGCGACGTTTCAGAGAGCATGGAGGATCTGGAGGTGAAACCGGCGGATCCGGGCCACTGTGTAGGTGGATGTAAAGAGCTGGACTGCTGCAGGAAAGCAGAAAAAATGGACTTGGACTGTCCGCGCCAGCCACAAAATCTCTGTTCGGGGTCCACTGACTGCTCCTCCAGTTCAGGCGGACGTCTAAACGTCCTGCTGCAGTGCTGTATGGATCTTGTGTCAGAACTGGGACTGCCGCAAGAGCTGATCGGTCACATAGAGGAGCTGAGGAACATGTAGTTATCAACCAACAACATCGCAGTGGCAACAACAAAACTTTTACTGTTACACAAAGCAGGTTTTAGTGTGACTTTCtttaaaatgcagaaatgaAGTATTTGATGTACATAATGTAAAATATTTTGTATTTACAGTTTCTCAAATATattttgaaaatgtttgaaaataaatacagaattcCTGTCGCACAGTTACGGTACGTCTTCATCGATTGAAATCCAGTCGTATTTATTTCATGCAGAAAGGTTGTCAAACATTTTTAGACCTTTTGGGAAATGGCGTGAGAGCCATTAAACTAAACAAATTAATAGAATTAGCAAAAAGATCAGTTTAGACTGATTTCCTTTTTCAATATATGTGGCTGTTCATATTTCATTtatgtcagaaaaaaaacaaggggcTTAAAAATATGGTTTGATACAAATAAACTTTGTGTCGAACCTTAAAAAGACCCAATGTTCAAATTACTGCTTTCCTCAGCACcgaaacgaggccggaactcggctcacaggaagcagcagggggtaagtcgatgttcataaatgatattgctattatgggatgtcatacagcttcatgtcaaaagaggcgaactatccctgtAATAAATCATTTTGGAGATAATGTTGCTATAAGTGTAGCAGCCAGTGGGGGT includes:
- the otulina gene encoding OTU deubiquitinase with linear linkage specificity a, which gives rise to MMSWVKAASFSGEDVFDENGDELNLQTKEWTSNMKKRVKDGYVDGVDAGQEASLQVGFNLGFREGAAQTVAVGRLKGIVSAIWCWCQIQHPESPVPASVTDLLQQVTQHEDLITDSIRKALENPPPSVSDVSESMEDLEVKPADPGHCVGGCKELDCCRKAEKMDLDCPRQPQNLCSGSTDCSSSSGGRLNVLLQCCMDLVSELGLPQELIGHIEELRNM